One Aphelocoma coerulescens isolate FSJ_1873_10779 chromosome 5, UR_Acoe_1.0, whole genome shotgun sequence DNA segment encodes these proteins:
- the SAAL1 gene encoding protein SAAL1 isoform X2, with protein MDRNPSPPCSDAEEEEGDAVGNTVYSKHWLFSVLTRLIEVIAPAEPDPAGSPEGARTELDEEMENDICKDVALFLQEFNAPDIFMGVFAKSKCPRLTEICVGILGNMACFQDICMSISKDENLGQVLLQRLCDSDSPTLLETSRLLLTCLSQPEVANVWVERIRENPSVYDCVCFIMSSSTNVELLVKVGEVVDKLFDLDEELMLNWIKNGTCHSVGPSADDSPEELPDFKIVPCILEAAKQVRSDNPEGLDVYMHILQLLTTVDEGIQAIVQAPDGGKETWSLLYDLVCQELCQPDDPPIIVQEQKTLLASILSVLSAMFASQTEQEYTRMRKNMPLIGSLIRILQYMEGCGKRAVDNSKESEQEESGRTDVNEEDFHLKILKDICCELLSNMLQELTKENTLEGLHQGHLNEQTCSCAFQNLLPLYFASVESFLEVLREADQTLADNLEKRFPSLKVHT; from the exons ATGGACCGCAACCCATCGCCGCCGTGCAGCGatgcggaggaggaggagggggacgCGGTGGGGAACACGGTGTACAGCAAGCACTGGCTGTTCAGCGTCCTCACCCGCCTCATCGAG GTCATCGCCCCCGCGGAGCCGGATCCCGCCGGCAGCCCCGAGGGAGCCCGGACGGAGCTGGACGAGGAGATGGAGAATGACATTTGCAAG GATGTTGCCTTATTTCTTCAAGAGTTCAACGCCCCTGATATATTCATGGGAGTTTTTGCCAAGTCCAAATGCCCTCGCCTAACT GAAATCTGTGTGGGAATATTAGGGAATATGGCCTGTTTCCAGGACATCTGCATGTCCATTAGCAAAGATGAGAATCTTGG TCAAGTGTTACTGCAACGTTTGTGTGATTCAGACTCCCCAACTCTTCTGGAAACAAGCAG GTTGTTGTTAACgtgcctctcccagcctgaAGTGGCCAATGTCTGGGTGGAGAGGATCCGAGAGAATCCTTCTGTGTACGACTGTGTTTGCTTTATCATGTCCAGCTCTACAAATG TTGAATTGCTGGTGAAAGTGGGTGAAGTGGTGGACAAGCTCTTTGATCTGGATGAAGAGCTGATGTTAAACTGGATCAAAAACGGCACTTGTCACTCCGTGGGACCATCTGCAGATGATTCCCCTGAAGAACTTCCAGACTTTAAGATTGTGCCTTGTATACTTGAAGCAGCCAAGCAAGTCCG ATCAGATAACCCAGAAGGACTGGATGTTTATATGCATATCCTGCAGCTCCTGACCACGGTGGATGAGGGTATCCAGGCTATTG tGCAGGCGCCTGACGGAGGAAAAGAGACTTGGAGTTTGCTTTATGACCTTGTTTGCCAGGAGCTTTGCCAGCCAGATGATCCACCAATCATTGTGCAGGAGCAGAAGACTCTGCTGGCCTCTATCTTGTCCGTGCTGTCTGCTATGTTTGCCTCACAGACAGAGCAGGAATACACCAGGATGAGAAAAA ATATGCCACTGATTGGGAGCTTGATTCGTATTTTACAATACATGGAGGGCTGTGGGAAGAGAGCTGTTGATAACTCCAAGGAGTCCGAGCAAGAAGAGAGTGGAAGGACTGATGTAAATGAGGAagatttccatttaaaaattttgAAGGATATTTGCTGTGAATTACTTTCCAATATGCTTCAGGAACTAACCAAG GAGAATACCTTAGAAGGACTGCACCAGGGACACCTGAATGAACAGACATGTTCCTGTGCTTTTCAGAACCTCTTACCTCTGTATTTTGCATCG GTGGAGAGTTTCCTTGAAGTCCTGCGTGAGGCTGATCAGACACTTGCTGACAATCTAGAAAAACGTTTCCCAAGCCTGAAGGTTCACACCTAA
- the SAAL1 gene encoding protein SAAL1 isoform X3: protein MDVALFLQEFNAPDIFMGVFAKSKCPRLTEICVGILGNMACFQDICMSISKDENLGQVLLQRLCDSDSPTLLETSRLLLTCLSQPEVANVWVERIRENPSVYDCVCFIMSSSTNVELLVKVGEVVDKLFDLDEELMLNWIKNGTCHSVGPSADDSPEELPDFKIVPCILEAAKQVRSDNPEGLDVYMHILQLLTTVDEGIQAIVQAPDGGKETWSLLYDLVCQELCQPDDPPIIVQEQKTLLASILSVLSAMFASQTEQEYTRMRKNMPLIGSLIRILQYMEGCGKRAVDNSKESEQEESGRTDVNEEDFHLKILKDICCELLSNMLQELTKENTLEGLHQGHLNEQTCSCAFQNLLPLYFASVESFLEVLREADQTLADNLEKRFPSLKVHT, encoded by the exons ATG GATGTTGCCTTATTTCTTCAAGAGTTCAACGCCCCTGATATATTCATGGGAGTTTTTGCCAAGTCCAAATGCCCTCGCCTAACT GAAATCTGTGTGGGAATATTAGGGAATATGGCCTGTTTCCAGGACATCTGCATGTCCATTAGCAAAGATGAGAATCTTGG TCAAGTGTTACTGCAACGTTTGTGTGATTCAGACTCCCCAACTCTTCTGGAAACAAGCAG GTTGTTGTTAACgtgcctctcccagcctgaAGTGGCCAATGTCTGGGTGGAGAGGATCCGAGAGAATCCTTCTGTGTACGACTGTGTTTGCTTTATCATGTCCAGCTCTACAAATG TTGAATTGCTGGTGAAAGTGGGTGAAGTGGTGGACAAGCTCTTTGATCTGGATGAAGAGCTGATGTTAAACTGGATCAAAAACGGCACTTGTCACTCCGTGGGACCATCTGCAGATGATTCCCCTGAAGAACTTCCAGACTTTAAGATTGTGCCTTGTATACTTGAAGCAGCCAAGCAAGTCCG ATCAGATAACCCAGAAGGACTGGATGTTTATATGCATATCCTGCAGCTCCTGACCACGGTGGATGAGGGTATCCAGGCTATTG tGCAGGCGCCTGACGGAGGAAAAGAGACTTGGAGTTTGCTTTATGACCTTGTTTGCCAGGAGCTTTGCCAGCCAGATGATCCACCAATCATTGTGCAGGAGCAGAAGACTCTGCTGGCCTCTATCTTGTCCGTGCTGTCTGCTATGTTTGCCTCACAGACAGAGCAGGAATACACCAGGATGAGAAAAA ATATGCCACTGATTGGGAGCTTGATTCGTATTTTACAATACATGGAGGGCTGTGGGAAGAGAGCTGTTGATAACTCCAAGGAGTCCGAGCAAGAAGAGAGTGGAAGGACTGATGTAAATGAGGAagatttccatttaaaaattttgAAGGATATTTGCTGTGAATTACTTTCCAATATGCTTCAGGAACTAACCAAG GAGAATACCTTAGAAGGACTGCACCAGGGACACCTGAATGAACAGACATGTTCCTGTGCTTTTCAGAACCTCTTACCTCTGTATTTTGCATCG GTGGAGAGTTTCCTTGAAGTCCTGCGTGAGGCTGATCAGACACTTGCTGACAATCTAGAAAAACGTTTCCCAAGCCTGAAGGTTCACACCTAA
- the SAAL1 gene encoding protein SAAL1 isoform X1: MDRNPSPPCSDAEEEEGDAVGNTVYSKHWLFSVLTRLIEVIAPAEPDPAGSPEGARTELDEEMENDICKVWDMSMDEDVALFLQEFNAPDIFMGVFAKSKCPRLTEICVGILGNMACFQDICMSISKDENLGQVLLQRLCDSDSPTLLETSRLLLTCLSQPEVANVWVERIRENPSVYDCVCFIMSSSTNVELLVKVGEVVDKLFDLDEELMLNWIKNGTCHSVGPSADDSPEELPDFKIVPCILEAAKQVRSDNPEGLDVYMHILQLLTTVDEGIQAIVQAPDGGKETWSLLYDLVCQELCQPDDPPIIVQEQKTLLASILSVLSAMFASQTEQEYTRMRKNMPLIGSLIRILQYMEGCGKRAVDNSKESEQEESGRTDVNEEDFHLKILKDICCELLSNMLQELTKENTLEGLHQGHLNEQTCSCAFQNLLPLYFASVESFLEVLREADQTLADNLEKRFPSLKVHT, from the exons ATGGACCGCAACCCATCGCCGCCGTGCAGCGatgcggaggaggaggagggggacgCGGTGGGGAACACGGTGTACAGCAAGCACTGGCTGTTCAGCGTCCTCACCCGCCTCATCGAG GTCATCGCCCCCGCGGAGCCGGATCCCGCCGGCAGCCCCGAGGGAGCCCGGACGGAGCTGGACGAGGAGATGGAGAATGACATTTGCAAGGTGTGGGACATGTCGATGGACGAG GATGTTGCCTTATTTCTTCAAGAGTTCAACGCCCCTGATATATTCATGGGAGTTTTTGCCAAGTCCAAATGCCCTCGCCTAACT GAAATCTGTGTGGGAATATTAGGGAATATGGCCTGTTTCCAGGACATCTGCATGTCCATTAGCAAAGATGAGAATCTTGG TCAAGTGTTACTGCAACGTTTGTGTGATTCAGACTCCCCAACTCTTCTGGAAACAAGCAG GTTGTTGTTAACgtgcctctcccagcctgaAGTGGCCAATGTCTGGGTGGAGAGGATCCGAGAGAATCCTTCTGTGTACGACTGTGTTTGCTTTATCATGTCCAGCTCTACAAATG TTGAATTGCTGGTGAAAGTGGGTGAAGTGGTGGACAAGCTCTTTGATCTGGATGAAGAGCTGATGTTAAACTGGATCAAAAACGGCACTTGTCACTCCGTGGGACCATCTGCAGATGATTCCCCTGAAGAACTTCCAGACTTTAAGATTGTGCCTTGTATACTTGAAGCAGCCAAGCAAGTCCG ATCAGATAACCCAGAAGGACTGGATGTTTATATGCATATCCTGCAGCTCCTGACCACGGTGGATGAGGGTATCCAGGCTATTG tGCAGGCGCCTGACGGAGGAAAAGAGACTTGGAGTTTGCTTTATGACCTTGTTTGCCAGGAGCTTTGCCAGCCAGATGATCCACCAATCATTGTGCAGGAGCAGAAGACTCTGCTGGCCTCTATCTTGTCCGTGCTGTCTGCTATGTTTGCCTCACAGACAGAGCAGGAATACACCAGGATGAGAAAAA ATATGCCACTGATTGGGAGCTTGATTCGTATTTTACAATACATGGAGGGCTGTGGGAAGAGAGCTGTTGATAACTCCAAGGAGTCCGAGCAAGAAGAGAGTGGAAGGACTGATGTAAATGAGGAagatttccatttaaaaattttgAAGGATATTTGCTGTGAATTACTTTCCAATATGCTTCAGGAACTAACCAAG GAGAATACCTTAGAAGGACTGCACCAGGGACACCTGAATGAACAGACATGTTCCTGTGCTTTTCAGAACCTCTTACCTCTGTATTTTGCATCG GTGGAGAGTTTCCTTGAAGTCCTGCGTGAGGCTGATCAGACACTTGCTGACAATCTAGAAAAACGTTTCCCAAGCCTGAAGGTTCACACCTAA
- the LOC138110753 gene encoding serum amyloid A protein-like encodes MRLWVCIALLSIVLCASADRPALVRAGQFVRDAVGGARDMYRAYRDMREANYKGADKYFHARGNYDAARRGPGGAWAAKVISDAREYWQSSVSGRGHEDTRADQEANAWGRSGGDPNRYRPAGLPRKY; translated from the exons ATGAGGCTCTGGGTCTGCATCGCGTTGCTCTCCATTGTTCTGTGTGCAAGTGCTGACAGACCAGCACTGGTCCGAGCTGGACAATTTGTCCGGGATGCTGTGGGAG GGGCGCGGGATATGTACAGAGCATACCGGGACATGCGCGAGGCAAATTACAAAGGTGCCGACAAGTATTTCCATGCCCGTGGGAATTATGACGCTGCCCGGAGAGGACCTGGTGGTGCTTGGGCAGCGAAGGTGATCAG CGACGCCCGGGAGTACTGGCAGAGCAGCGTGAGCGGCCGAGGCCACGAGGACACCCGGGCGGACCAGGAGGCGAACGCGTGGGGCCGCAGCGGCGGGGACCCGAACCGCTACCGGCCCGCGGGGCTGCCCCGCAAGTACTAG